The Megachile rotundata isolate GNS110a chromosome 8, iyMegRotu1, whole genome shotgun sequence genome has a segment encoding these proteins:
- the Nep3 gene encoding M13 family metallopeptidase neprilysin 3 isoform X1, with translation MMMYKQAEFEDEDSSIGSVALNSDGISTSATHIRYRSGTSLWRARSALEKCLFIVCAGLLLMIVMLSIVIGSENGWNEKQILRVTSHEEDGTHCLTEHCVTVAASIINGIDRTADPCHDFYEYACGGWIKRNPIPDGNSMWGTFGKLEQENQLVVKNVLEKPFSEMISKAEKKAKYYFLSCMDANDTIEARGAKPMLDLLDTVGGWNISGKFNLSAWSLQNSMHILQNVYNMDGLFTWAVNEDDRNSTRHIIQIDQGGLTLPTADNYLNVTEHGNVLVAYLEYMTKIGVLLGGEENSTRKQMQRVIEFETKLAEITTPMEDRRDEEKLYNLMSLNDLQRKAPFMSWVDYFQNATRLVNKKINGKAMIVNFAPEYFVKLSKLVLEYNKTDEGKIVLNNYLVWQTVRSLTAYLSKPFRDAYKGLRKALIGSEGREEQWRYCVSDTNNAMGFAIGAMFVREVFRGKSKPMAEEMIDQVREAFTKNLKNLDWMDAETRKAAEEKANAITDMIGFPDFILNPAELDERYRDLLIRQNEYFENNVRVNKYNLRKNLEKLDQPVNKTTWIMTPPTVNAYYRPTKNQMVFPAGILQSPFYDMANPNSLNFGGIGVVMGHELTHAFDDQGREYDLHGNLNQWWNNDTIERFKNRTECFVEQYNNFEIHGRRVNGRQTLGENIADNGGLKAAYHAYLATTKSYKDELLLPGLGFTHRQLFFLNFAQVWCSAVTSEAIALQIEKDSHCPPKYRVIGPLSNLPEFAPEFRCPKGSRMNPVHKCEVW, from the exons ATGATGATGTACAAACAGGCGGAGTTCGAGGACGAGGACAGTAGCATCGGTTCCGTGGCTCTGAATAGCGACGGGATCAGCACCTCTGCGACGCACATCAGATACCGCTCG GGAACTTCGTTGTGGAGAGCGAGGAGCGCGCTGGAGAAGTGTCTCTTCATTGTGTGCGCCGGCTTGCTgttgatgattgtgatgctgTCGATAGTGATCGGCAGCGAGAACGGGTGGAACGAGAAGCAGATACTTCGGGTGACTTCGCACGAGGAAG ATGGTACACACTGTTTGACCGAGCATTGCGTAACCGTGGCTGCATCCATCATAAACGGTATAGATCGCACGGCCGATCCCTGCCACGATTTTTACGAGTACGCGTGCGGTGGTTGGATCAAGAGAAATCCTATACCTGACGGGAACAGCATGTGGGGAACGTTCGGCAAGCTCGAGCAAGAAAACCAGCTGGTGGTGAAGAACGTTCTTG AGAAACCGTTCAGCGAGATGATTTCTAAAGCGGAGAAGAAAGCGAAGTACTATTTTCTGTCGTGCATGGACGCCAACGATACGATCGAAGCACGCGGTGCGAAGCCGATGTTGGATCTGTTAGATACCGTTGGCGGCTGGAACATCTCCGGGAAATTCAATCTTAGCGCCTGGTCGTTGCAAAACAGTATGCACATCCTGCAAAACGTCTACAACATGGACGGTTTGTTTACGTGGGCGGTGAACGAAGACGATCGAAATAGCACCAGACACATTATACAA ATCGATCAGGGAGGTCTAACGTTGCCGACCGCGGACAATTACTTGAACGTGACGGAGCACGGTAACGTGCTGGTTGCCTATTTGGAGTACATGACAAAG ATCGGCGTGCTGCTAGGTGGTGAGGAGAATTCGACGAGAAAACAGATGCAGCGAGTGATCGAGTTCGAGACCAAGCTAGCCGAGATCACGACGCCCATGGAAGACCGCAGAGACGAGGAGAAGCTTTACAATTTAATGTCGTTGAACGATCTTCAACGTAAAGCGCCTTTC ATGTCCTGGGTGGACTATTTTCAAAACGCGACCCGTCTCGTCAATAAGAAGATCAACGGAAAGGCGATGATCGTGAATTTTGCTCCGGAGTATTTCGTTAAATTGTCCAAGCTCGTTTTGGAATACAACAAGACCGACGAAGGGAAAAT AGTATTGAACAACTACCTAGTTTGGCAGACGGTCAGGTCTCTGACGGCCTACCTGTCCAAACCGTTCCGCGACGCGTACAAAGGTCTCCGGAAGGCTTTGATAGGCTCTGAAGGTCGCGAAGAACAATGGCGATACTGTGTCAGCGACACGAACAACGCGATGGGTTTCGCGATCGGTGCGATGTTCGTCAGAGAAGTGTTCCGTGGCAAAAGCAAACCCATG GCGGAGGAGATGATCGATCAGGTCCGCGAAGCGTTCACTAAGAATCTCAAGAACCTCGATTGGATGGACGCTGAAACTAGGAAAGCCGCCGAAGAGAAAGCGAACGCTATCACCGACATGATAGGCTTCCCCGACTTTATACTGAACCCGGCCGAGTTAGACGAGCGTTACAGAGACTTGTTGATCAGACAGAACGAATACTTCGAGAACAACGTGCGAGTAAACAAGTACAACTTGCGAAAGAATTTGGAGAAGCTCGATCAACCCGTAAACAAGACCACGTGGATCATGACACCGCCCACGGTCAACGCTTATTACAGGCCTACCAAGAACCAAATGGTTTTCCCGGCCGGTATTTTACAGAGTCCCTTCTACGACATGGCGAATCCCAACAGCTTGAATTTCGGCGGAATAGGAGTGGTCATGGGCCACGAGTTGACTCACGCGTTCGACGATCAAG GCAGAGAATACGACTTACACGGAAACTTGAATCAGTGGTGGAACAATGACACGATCGAGAGGTTTAAAAATAGAACCGAGTGTTTCGTGGAACAGTATAACAACTTTGAGATACATGGCCGACGCGTAAACGGACGGCAGACTTTGG GAGAAAACATTGCGGACAACGGAGGTCTTAAAGCGGCGTATCACGCCTATCTTGCAACCACGAAAAGCTACAAAGATGAGCTGCTGTTACCCGGTCTCGGTTTCACTCATCGTCAACTTTTCTTTCTGAATTTCGCCCAG GTATGGTGTTCCGCAGTGACATCCGAAGCGATAGCTCTCCAGATCGAGAAAGATTCTCATTGTCCACCAAAGTATAGGGTAATAGGCCCGCTTTCGAACCTACCTGAGTTTGCTCCAGAATTTCGCTGCCCGAAAGGCTCGCGAATGAACCCGGTTCATAAGTGCGAGGTATGGTAA
- the Nep3 gene encoding M13 family metallopeptidase neprilysin 3 isoform X2, giving the protein MSVKMMMYKQAEFEDEDSSIGSVALNSDGISTSATHIRYRSGTSLWRARSALEKCLFIVCAGLLLMIVMLSIVIGSENGWNEKQILRVTSHEEDGTHCLTEHCVTVAASIINGIDRTADPCHDFYEYACGGWIKRNPIPDGNSMWGTFGKLEQENQLVVKNVLEKPFSEMISKAEKKAKYYFLSCMDANDTIEARGAKPMLDLLDTVGGWNISGKFNLSAWSLQNSMHILQNVYNMDGLFTWAVNEDDRNSTRHIIQIDQGGLTLPTADNYLNVTEHGNVLVAYLEYMTKIGVLLGGEENSTRKQMQRVIEFETKLAEITTPMEDRRDEEKLYNLMSLNDLQRKAPFMSWVDYFQNATRLVNKKINGKAMIVNFAPEYFVKLSKLVLEYNKTDEGKIVLNNYLVWQTVRSLTAYLSKPFRDAYKGLRKALIGSEGREEQWRYCVSDTNNAMGFAIGAMFVREVFRGKSKPMAEEMIDQVREAFTKNLKNLDWMDAETRKAAEEKANAITDMIGFPDFILNPAELDERYRDLLIRQNEYFENNVRVNKYNLRKNLEKLDQPVNKTTWIMTPPTVNAYYRPTKNQMVFPAGILQSPFYDMANPNSLNFGGIGVVMGHELTHAFDDQGREYDLHGNLNQWWNNDTIERFKNRTECFVEQYNNFEIHGRRVNGRQTLGENIADNGGLKAAYHAYLATTKSYKDELLLPGLGFTHRQLFFLNFAQVWCSAVTSEAIALQIEKDSHCPPKYRVIGPLSNLPEFAPEFRCPKGSRMNPVHKCEVW; this is encoded by the exons ATGTCGGTGAAG ATGATGATGTACAAACAGGCGGAGTTCGAGGACGAGGACAGTAGCATCGGTTCCGTGGCTCTGAATAGCGACGGGATCAGCACCTCTGCGACGCACATCAGATACCGCTCG GGAACTTCGTTGTGGAGAGCGAGGAGCGCGCTGGAGAAGTGTCTCTTCATTGTGTGCGCCGGCTTGCTgttgatgattgtgatgctgTCGATAGTGATCGGCAGCGAGAACGGGTGGAACGAGAAGCAGATACTTCGGGTGACTTCGCACGAGGAAG ATGGTACACACTGTTTGACCGAGCATTGCGTAACCGTGGCTGCATCCATCATAAACGGTATAGATCGCACGGCCGATCCCTGCCACGATTTTTACGAGTACGCGTGCGGTGGTTGGATCAAGAGAAATCCTATACCTGACGGGAACAGCATGTGGGGAACGTTCGGCAAGCTCGAGCAAGAAAACCAGCTGGTGGTGAAGAACGTTCTTG AGAAACCGTTCAGCGAGATGATTTCTAAAGCGGAGAAGAAAGCGAAGTACTATTTTCTGTCGTGCATGGACGCCAACGATACGATCGAAGCACGCGGTGCGAAGCCGATGTTGGATCTGTTAGATACCGTTGGCGGCTGGAACATCTCCGGGAAATTCAATCTTAGCGCCTGGTCGTTGCAAAACAGTATGCACATCCTGCAAAACGTCTACAACATGGACGGTTTGTTTACGTGGGCGGTGAACGAAGACGATCGAAATAGCACCAGACACATTATACAA ATCGATCAGGGAGGTCTAACGTTGCCGACCGCGGACAATTACTTGAACGTGACGGAGCACGGTAACGTGCTGGTTGCCTATTTGGAGTACATGACAAAG ATCGGCGTGCTGCTAGGTGGTGAGGAGAATTCGACGAGAAAACAGATGCAGCGAGTGATCGAGTTCGAGACCAAGCTAGCCGAGATCACGACGCCCATGGAAGACCGCAGAGACGAGGAGAAGCTTTACAATTTAATGTCGTTGAACGATCTTCAACGTAAAGCGCCTTTC ATGTCCTGGGTGGACTATTTTCAAAACGCGACCCGTCTCGTCAATAAGAAGATCAACGGAAAGGCGATGATCGTGAATTTTGCTCCGGAGTATTTCGTTAAATTGTCCAAGCTCGTTTTGGAATACAACAAGACCGACGAAGGGAAAAT AGTATTGAACAACTACCTAGTTTGGCAGACGGTCAGGTCTCTGACGGCCTACCTGTCCAAACCGTTCCGCGACGCGTACAAAGGTCTCCGGAAGGCTTTGATAGGCTCTGAAGGTCGCGAAGAACAATGGCGATACTGTGTCAGCGACACGAACAACGCGATGGGTTTCGCGATCGGTGCGATGTTCGTCAGAGAAGTGTTCCGTGGCAAAAGCAAACCCATG GCGGAGGAGATGATCGATCAGGTCCGCGAAGCGTTCACTAAGAATCTCAAGAACCTCGATTGGATGGACGCTGAAACTAGGAAAGCCGCCGAAGAGAAAGCGAACGCTATCACCGACATGATAGGCTTCCCCGACTTTATACTGAACCCGGCCGAGTTAGACGAGCGTTACAGAGACTTGTTGATCAGACAGAACGAATACTTCGAGAACAACGTGCGAGTAAACAAGTACAACTTGCGAAAGAATTTGGAGAAGCTCGATCAACCCGTAAACAAGACCACGTGGATCATGACACCGCCCACGGTCAACGCTTATTACAGGCCTACCAAGAACCAAATGGTTTTCCCGGCCGGTATTTTACAGAGTCCCTTCTACGACATGGCGAATCCCAACAGCTTGAATTTCGGCGGAATAGGAGTGGTCATGGGCCACGAGTTGACTCACGCGTTCGACGATCAAG GCAGAGAATACGACTTACACGGAAACTTGAATCAGTGGTGGAACAATGACACGATCGAGAGGTTTAAAAATAGAACCGAGTGTTTCGTGGAACAGTATAACAACTTTGAGATACATGGCCGACGCGTAAACGGACGGCAGACTTTGG GAGAAAACATTGCGGACAACGGAGGTCTTAAAGCGGCGTATCACGCCTATCTTGCAACCACGAAAAGCTACAAAGATGAGCTGCTGTTACCCGGTCTCGGTTTCACTCATCGTCAACTTTTCTTTCTGAATTTCGCCCAG GTATGGTGTTCCGCAGTGACATCCGAAGCGATAGCTCTCCAGATCGAGAAAGATTCTCATTGTCCACCAAAGTATAGGGTAATAGGCCCGCTTTCGAACCTACCTGAGTTTGCTCCAGAATTTCGCTGCCCGAAAGGCTCGCGAATGAACCCGGTTCATAAGTGCGAGGTATGGTAA